One genomic segment of Odocoileus virginianus isolate 20LAN1187 ecotype Illinois chromosome 17, Ovbor_1.2, whole genome shotgun sequence includes these proteins:
- the TRPV2 gene encoding transient receptor potential cation channel subfamily V member 2 isoform X3, whose protein sequence is MTTPSSPPAFRLETSDGGHEDGAQGNRENGGGGSEPPPMESQFQGEDRNSSPQIRVNLNFRKAAGARQPDPNRFDRDRLFSAVARGAPEDLAGLPEYLSRTSKYLTDSEYTEGSTGKTCLMKAVLNLRDGANACIEPLLQIDRDSGNPRPLVNAQCTDEYFRGHSALHIAIEKRSLLCVKLLVENGADVHARACGQFFQKRSQETCFYFGELPLSLAACTQQWDVVTYLLENPHQPASLQAADSLGNTVLHALVMIADNSPENSVLVTHMYDKLLQAGARLCPSVWLEDIPNLQGLTPLKLAAKEGKIEIFRHILQRELPGPCQSLSRKFTEWSYGPVRVSLYDLASVDSWEENSVLEIIAFHCRSPLRHRMVVLEPLNKLLQAKWKLLTPRFFFNFLCYLTYVFIFTAVTYHQPALDKARRGGDFLPLEVTAGNTMLLLGHVLLLLGGVYLLMSQLWYFWRRRLFIWISFMDSYFEILFLVQALLTVLSQVLRFLAVKAYLPLLVCSLVLGWLNLLYYTRGLQHTGIYSVMIQKVILRDLLRFLLVYLVFLLGFAVALVSLSREAQDTGAPAGSNTTEVAGKEDKEAPYQAILDACLELFKFTIGMGELAFQDQLRFRGVVLLLLLAYVLLTYVLLLNMLIALMSETVNSVATDSWSIWKLQKAICVLEMEKGYWWCRRKKQRAGVRLTVGSRPDGSPDERWCFRVEEVNWAAWEQTLPTVCEEPSGRGGPGAMMSPALASQSSQDSAVEEDHVPLQPLESH, encoded by the exons ACAGCCAGACCCAAACCGCTTTGACCGCGACCGGCTCTTCAGCGCCGTGGCCCGGGGGGCCCCCGAGGACCTGGCGGGGCTACCAGAGTATCTGAGCCGGACCAGCAAGTACCTCACAGACTCGGAGTACACAG AGGGCTCCACGGGGAAGACCTGTCTGATGAAGGCCGTGCTGAACCTTCGGGACGGGGCCAATGCCTGCATCGAGCCGCTGCTGCAGATTGACCGGGACTCGGGCAATCCCCGGCCTCTGGTCAACGCCCAGTGCACGGATGAGTACTTCCGAGGCCACAGCGCCCTCCACATCGCCATCGAGAAGAGGAGCCTGCTTTGCGTGAAGCTCCTGGTGGAGAATGGGGCCGATGTGCACGCCCGGGCCTGCGGCCAGTTCTTCCAGAAGAGGAGCCAAGAGACCTGCTTCTATTTCG GCGAGCTGCCCCTCTCCCTGGCTGCGTGCACCCAGCAGTGGGACGTGGTGACCTACCTCCTGGAGAACCCGCACCAGCCCGCCAGCCTGCAGGCCGCCGACTCGTTGGGCAACACGGTGCTGCACGCCTTGGTGATGATCGCAGACAACTCTCCGGAGAACAGCGTGCTGGTGACCCACATGTACGACAAGCTTCTCCAGGCGGGGGCCCGTCTTTGCCCCTCTGTGTGGCTGGAGGACATACCCAATCTGCAGGGCCTCACGCCCCTGAAGCTGGCTGCCAAGGAGGGCAAAATAGAG ATTTTCAGACACATCCTGCAGCGGGAGCTCCCGGGGCCATGCCAGTCCCTTTCCCGAAAGTTCACGGAGTGGTCCTACGGGCCCGTGCGGGTGTCGCTGTATGACCTGGCATCTGTGGACAGCTGGGAGGAGAACTCAGTGCTGGAGATCATCGCCTTTCACTGCCGAAGCCCG CTCCGGCACCGGATGGTAGTCTTGGAGCCTCTGAACAAACTGCTGCAGGCGAAGTGGAAACTGCTCACCCCCAGATTCTTCTTCAACTTTCTGTGTTACTTGACCTACGTGTTCATCTTCACCGCCGTCACCTACCACCAGCCTGCCCTGGATAAGGCAAGGCGAGGAGGG GACTTCCTCCCACTGGAAGTGACAGCTGGGAACACCATGCTGCTGCTGGGCCATGTGCTGCTTCTGCTCGGGGGGGTCTACCTCCTCATGAGCCAG CTGTGGTACTTCTGGAGGCGCCGTCTGTTCATCTGGATCTCCTTCATGGACAGCTACTTCGAAATCCTCTT CCTGGTCCAGGCGCTGCTCACCGTGCTGTCCCAGGTGCTGCGCTTCTTGGCCGTCAAGGCATACCTGCCGCTGCTCGTGTGCTCGCTGGTGCTGGGCTGGCTGAACCTGCTCTACTACACGCGTGGCTTGCAGCACACGGGCATCTACAGCGTCATGATCCAGAAG GTCATCCTTCGGGACCTGCTCCGCTTCCTGTTGGTCTACTTAGTCTTCCTTCTCGGCTTCGCTGTCG cACTAGTGAGCCTGAGTCGGGAGGCCCAGGACACTGGGGCCCCTGCGGGTTCCAACACCACAGAGGTGGCGGGGAAGGAGGACAAGGAGGCCCCATACCAGGCTATCCTGGACGCCTGCTTGGAGCTGTTCAAGTTCACCATCGGCATGGGCGAGCTGGCCTTCCAAGACCAGCTGCGCTTCCGGGgcgtggtgctgctgctgcttctggccTATGTGCTGCTCACCTACGTCTTGCTGCTCAACATGCTCATCGCGCTCATGAGCGAGACCGTCAACAGCGTTGCCACCGACAGCTGGAGCATCTGGAAGCTGCAG AAAGCCATCTGTGTCCTAGAGATGGAGAAGGGCTACTGGTGGTGCAGGAGGAAGAAGCAGCGGGCAGGGGTGAGACTGACAGTTGGCTCCAGGCCAGACGGTAGTCCGGATGAGCGCTGGTGCTTCAG GGTGGAGGAAGTGAACTGGGCTGCGTGGGAGCAGACCCTGCCCACGGTGTGCGAGGAGCCGTCGGGCCGGGGCGGCCCTG GCGCCATGATGAGCCCGGCTTTGGCCTCCCAGTCCAGCCAGGACAGCGCGGTGGAGGAAGACCATGTGCCCCTGCAGCCCCTGGAGTCCcactga